The following coding sequences are from one Leclercia sp. AS011 window:
- the rnr gene encoding ribonuclease R, whose protein sequence is MSQDPFQEREAEKYANPIPSREFIIEHLTKREKPANREELAVELNIEGEEQIEALRRRLRAMERDGQLVFTRRQCYALPERLDLLKGIVIGHRDGFGFLRVEGRKDDLYLSSEQMKMCIHGDQILAQPLGADRKGRREARVVRVLVPKTSQIVGRYFTDAGVGFVVPDDSRLSFDILIPPEEVMGARMGFVVVVELTQRPTRRTKAVGKIVEVLGDNMGTGMAVDMALRTHEIPYVWPKAVEEQVEGLKEQVPESAKAGRVDLRSLPLVTIDGEDARDFDDAVYCEKKRGGGWRLWVAIADVSYYVRTGTPLDGEARNRGTSVYFPSQVVPMLPEVLSNGLCSLNPQVDRLCMVCEMTISTKGRLTGYKFYEAVMSSHARLTYTKVWHMLQGDQDLREQYAPLVKHIEELHNLYKVLDQAREERGGISFESEEAKFIFNAERRIERIEQTQRNDAHKLIEECMILANISAARFVEKAKEPALFRIHDKPTTEAITSFRTVLAELGLELPGGNKPEPRDYAELLESISDRPDAEMLQTMLLRSMKQAIYDPENRGHFGLALQSYAHFTSPIRRYPDLSLHRAIKYLLAQEQGHKGNTTETGGYHYSMEEMLQLGQHCSMAERRADEATRDVADWLKCDFMLDQVGNVFKGVIASVTGFGFFVRLDELFIDGLVHVSSLDNDYYRFDQVGQRLIGESGGQTYRLGDRVEVKVEAVNMDERKIDFSLISSERAPRNVGKTEREKAKKGAAGKTSGKRRQAGKKVNFEPDSAFRGEKKQKPKAAKKEARAAKKPSAKSQKIAAATKAKRAAKKNSAE, encoded by the coding sequence ATGTCACAAGATCCTTTCCAGGAACGCGAAGCTGAAAAATACGCTAATCCTATCCCAAGCCGCGAGTTCATCATTGAACACTTAACCAAACGCGAAAAACCCGCTAACCGTGAAGAACTTGCCGTTGAATTAAACATTGAAGGCGAAGAGCAAATTGAAGCCCTTCGCCGCCGTCTGCGCGCGATGGAGCGTGACGGACAACTGGTCTTTACCCGCCGTCAGTGCTACGCCCTGCCAGAACGTCTCGACCTGCTGAAAGGCATAGTAATTGGCCACCGCGATGGTTTCGGCTTCCTGCGCGTCGAAGGCCGCAAGGATGACCTGTACCTCTCCTCTGAACAGATGAAGATGTGCATTCACGGCGACCAGATCCTGGCCCAGCCGCTGGGTGCCGATCGTAAAGGCCGTCGTGAGGCGCGCGTGGTGCGCGTGCTGGTGCCGAAAACCAGCCAGATCGTGGGCCGCTACTTCACCGACGCCGGTGTCGGTTTTGTGGTGCCGGACGACAGCCGCCTGAGCTTTGACATCCTTATTCCGCCGGAAGAGGTGATGGGGGCGCGGATGGGCTTTGTGGTGGTCGTAGAACTGACCCAGCGTCCAACCCGCCGTACCAAAGCGGTCGGTAAGATTGTTGAAGTGCTGGGCGATAACATGGGCACCGGCATGGCCGTGGACATGGCGCTGCGCACCCACGAAATTCCGTACGTCTGGCCAAAAGCGGTTGAAGAGCAGGTTGAAGGTCTGAAAGAGCAGGTGCCAGAGTCGGCAAAAGCGGGCCGTGTGGATCTGCGTAGCCTGCCGCTGGTCACCATTGATGGCGAAGACGCCCGTGACTTCGATGACGCCGTCTACTGCGAGAAAAAACGCGGCGGCGGCTGGCGTCTGTGGGTGGCGATTGCGGATGTGAGCTATTACGTGCGCACGGGTACGCCGCTGGATGGTGAAGCGCGCAACCGCGGTACCTCGGTTTACTTCCCGTCGCAGGTTGTGCCCATGCTGCCGGAAGTGCTCTCTAACGGCCTGTGCTCGCTCAACCCGCAAGTTGACCGTCTGTGCATGGTGTGTGAAATGACCATCTCCACCAAAGGGCGTTTAACCGGCTACAAATTCTATGAAGCGGTGATGAGCTCCCATGCTCGCCTGACCTACACCAAAGTGTGGCATATGCTGCAGGGCGATCAGGATCTGCGTGAGCAGTATGCGCCGCTGGTGAAGCACATTGAAGAGCTGCATAACCTCTATAAAGTGCTGGACCAGGCGCGTGAAGAGCGCGGCGGGATCTCATTTGAGAGTGAAGAGGCGAAGTTCATCTTCAACGCCGAGCGCCGTATCGAGCGTATCGAACAGACCCAGCGTAACGATGCGCACAAGCTGATTGAAGAGTGCATGATCCTGGCCAACATCTCCGCAGCACGCTTCGTTGAGAAGGCCAAAGAGCCAGCGCTGTTCCGTATTCACGACAAACCAACCACCGAAGCCATCACCTCCTTCCGTACCGTACTGGCGGAGCTGGGTCTTGAGCTGCCGGGCGGTAACAAGCCAGAGCCGCGCGATTACGCCGAGCTGCTGGAGTCCATCAGCGATCGCCCTGACGCCGAAATGCTGCAAACCATGCTGCTGCGTTCGATGAAGCAGGCGATCTACGATCCGGAAAACCGCGGCCACTTCGGCCTGGCCTTGCAGTCTTATGCCCACTTTACCTCGCCGATCCGTCGTTACCCGGACCTCTCCCTGCACCGTGCCATTAAGTATCTGCTGGCGCAGGAGCAGGGTCACAAAGGCAATACCACGGAAACCGGTGGCTACCACTACTCCATGGAAGAGATGCTGCAGCTGGGCCAGCACTGTTCAATGGCGGAACGCCGTGCGGATGAGGCGACCCGTGATGTTGCCGACTGGCTGAAGTGTGACTTCATGCTGGATCAGGTCGGGAACGTGTTTAAAGGCGTGATTGCCAGCGTTACCGGCTTTGGCTTCTTTGTACGCCTTGATGAACTGTTCATTGATGGTCTGGTTCATGTTTCCAGTCTGGATAACGACTACTACCGCTTTGACCAGGTCGGTCAGCGTCTGATTGGCGAATCGGGCGGGCAAACCTATCGTCTGGGCGATCGTGTGGAAGTTAAGGTGGAAGCCGTCAACATGGACGAACGTAAGATTGATTTCAGCCTGATCTCCAGCGAACGCGCGCCGCGCAATGTGGGTAAAACCGAGCGCGAGAAAGCGAAGAAAGGGGCTGCCGGTAAAACCAGCGGCAAACGTCGTCAGGCCGGGAAGAAGGTGAACTTCGAGCCGGACAGCGCGTTCCGGGGCGAGAAAAAGCAGAAGCCGAAGGCCGCGAAGAAAGAAGCCAGAGCCGCGAAAAAGCCGTCGGCCAAAAGCCAGAAAATCGCCGCCGCGACCAAAGCGAAGCGCGCAGCGAAGAAAAACAGCGCTGAGTAA
- the nsrR gene encoding nitric oxide-sensing transcriptional repressor NsrR — protein sequence MQLTSFTDYGLRALIYMASLPDGKMTSISEVTEVYGVSRNHMVKIINQLSRAGYVAAVRGKNGGIRLGKPAQSIRVGDVVRELEPLTLVNCSSAFCHITPACRLKQALSKAVQSFLMELDNYTLADLVEENQPLYKLLLVE from the coding sequence GTGCAGTTAACAAGTTTCACCGATTACGGCTTACGCGCGCTGATTTACATGGCGTCGTTACCCGATGGGAAGATGACCAGTATCTCTGAGGTGACAGAGGTGTACGGTGTGTCCCGTAATCATATGGTCAAAATAATCAATCAACTTAGCCGTGCCGGATACGTTGCTGCCGTCCGCGGGAAAAATGGCGGCATCCGCCTCGGTAAACCGGCACAGAGTATTCGTGTTGGCGATGTGGTACGTGAACTGGAGCCGTTGACTCTGGTGAACTGCAGCAGTGCGTTCTGCCACATTACCCCTGCCTGTCGTCTGAAACAGGCACTTTCTAAGGCCGTGCAAAGTTTTCTCATGGAGCTGGATAACTACACGCTGGCCGATTTGGTTGAAGAGAATCAACCGCTTTATAAATTATTGCTGGTGGAATGA
- the purA gene encoding adenylosuccinate synthase gives MGNNVVVLGTQWGDEGKGKIVDLLTERAKFVVRYQGGHNAGHTLVINGEKTVLHLIPSGILRDNVTSIIGNGVVLSPAALMKEMKGLEDRGIPVRERLLLSEACPLILDYHVALDLAREKARGAKAIGTTGRGIGPAYEDKVARRGLRVGDLFDKATFAEKLKEVMEYHNFQLVNFYKVDAVDYQKVLDDVMAVADILTGMVVDVSDLLDQARQRGDFVMFEGAQGTLLDIDHGTYPYVTSSNTTAGGVATGSGLGPRYVDYVLGIIKAYSTRVGAGPFPTELFDETGEFLCKQGNEFGATTGRRRRTGWLDAVAVRRAVQINSLSGFCLTKLDVLDGLKEVKICVAYRMPDGREVTTTPLAADDWQGIEPIYETMPGWSETTFGVKERSGLPQAALDYIQRIEELTGVPIDIISTGPDRSETMILRDPFDA, from the coding sequence ATGGGTAACAACGTCGTCGTACTGGGCACCCAATGGGGTGACGAAGGTAAAGGGAAGATCGTCGATCTTCTGACTGAACGTGCTAAATTTGTTGTACGTTATCAGGGTGGTCACAACGCGGGCCATACTCTCGTAATCAACGGTGAAAAAACCGTCCTCCATCTTATTCCATCAGGCATTCTTCGTGACAATGTGACCAGCATCATCGGTAACGGTGTTGTGCTGTCTCCTGCTGCGCTGATGAAAGAGATGAAAGGCCTGGAAGACCGTGGCATCCCGGTTCGCGAACGTCTGCTGCTCTCTGAAGCCTGCCCGCTGATCCTCGACTACCACGTAGCGCTGGACCTGGCACGTGAAAAAGCGCGCGGCGCGAAAGCGATCGGTACCACCGGTCGTGGTATCGGCCCGGCTTACGAAGATAAAGTTGCTCGTCGCGGTCTGCGCGTTGGCGACCTGTTCGACAAAGCGACCTTTGCTGAAAAACTGAAAGAAGTGATGGAATATCACAACTTCCAGCTGGTGAATTTCTACAAAGTTGACGCTGTTGACTACCAGAAAGTGCTGGACGATGTGATGGCGGTTGCCGACATCCTGACCGGTATGGTTGTTGATGTCTCCGATCTGCTGGACCAGGCGCGTCAGCGTGGCGATTTCGTCATGTTCGAAGGTGCGCAGGGTACGCTGCTGGATATCGACCACGGTACCTATCCGTACGTAACTTCCTCTAACACCACCGCAGGTGGCGTGGCAACCGGCTCTGGCCTGGGCCCACGTTATGTGGATTACGTTCTGGGTATCATCAAAGCTTACTCCACGCGCGTGGGTGCGGGTCCGTTCCCGACCGAGCTGTTTGATGAAACCGGCGAGTTCCTCTGCAAGCAGGGTAACGAGTTTGGCGCGACCACCGGTCGTCGTCGTCGTACCGGCTGGCTGGATGCGGTTGCTGTGCGCCGTGCGGTGCAGATCAACTCCCTGTCTGGCTTCTGCCTGACCAAACTGGACGTCCTGGACGGCCTGAAAGAAGTGAAAATCTGTGTTGCCTACCGTATGCCGGATGGCCGCGAAGTGACCACCACTCCGCTGGCAGCTGACGACTGGCAGGGCATCGAGCCGATCTACGAAACCATGCCTGGCTGGTCCGAAACCACCTTCGGCGTGAAAGAGCGTAGCGGCCTGCCGCAGGCGGCTCTGGATTACATCCAGCGCATTGAAGAGCTGACCGGTGTGCCGATTGATATTATCTCTACCGGCCCGGATCGTTCTGAAACCATGATTCTGCGCGACCCGTTCGACGCATAA
- the hflC gene encoding protease modulator HflC — MRKSVIAIIIIVLVVLYTSIFVVKEGERGITLRFGKVLRDSENKPLVYEPGLHFKIPMIESVKTLDARIQTMDNQADRFVTKEKKDLIVDSYIKWRISDFSRYYLATGGGDVSQAEVLLKRKFSDRLRSEIGRLDVKDIVTDSRGRLTLEVRDALNSGSAGTEDEVTTPAADDAIAKAAERVQAETNGKVPVINPNSMAALGIEVVDVRIKQINLPTEVSEAIYNRMRAEREAVARRHRSQGQEEAEKLRATADYEVTKTLAEAERQGRIQRGEGDAEAAKLFADAFSQDPDFYAFIRSLRAYESSFQSNQDVMVLSPDSDFFRYMKSPTTSR, encoded by the coding sequence ATGCGTAAGTCAGTTATTGCGATCATCATCATCGTGCTGGTCGTGCTTTATACCTCTATCTTTGTCGTCAAAGAGGGTGAGCGCGGAATTACCCTGCGTTTTGGCAAAGTCCTGCGTGACAGCGAAAACAAACCGCTGGTTTACGAGCCGGGTCTGCACTTTAAGATCCCGATGATCGAATCGGTTAAAACTCTGGATGCCCGTATCCAGACGATGGATAATCAGGCCGATCGCTTCGTGACCAAAGAGAAGAAAGACCTGATTGTCGACTCGTACATTAAGTGGCGCATCAGCGATTTCAGCCGTTACTACCTGGCGACCGGCGGCGGTGACGTCTCCCAGGCCGAAGTGCTGCTGAAACGTAAGTTCTCTGACCGTCTGCGTTCTGAAATTGGTCGTCTGGATGTGAAAGACATCGTTACCGACTCCCGTGGTCGTCTGACTCTGGAAGTGCGTGATGCGCTGAACTCCGGCTCTGCAGGCACGGAAGATGAAGTGACCACTCCAGCAGCTGACGACGCAATCGCCAAAGCGGCTGAGCGTGTTCAGGCTGAAACCAACGGCAAAGTGCCGGTGATCAACCCGAACAGTATGGCCGCGTTAGGTATCGAAGTGGTGGACGTGCGTATCAAGCAGATCAACCTGCCGACCGAAGTGTCCGAAGCGATTTACAACCGTATGCGCGCTGAGCGTGAAGCGGTAGCCCGTCGCCATCGTTCACAGGGTCAGGAAGAGGCTGAGAAGCTGCGCGCAACCGCAGACTATGAAGTGACGAAAACGCTGGCAGAAGCGGAACGTCAGGGTCGTATCCAGCGTGGTGAAGGTGATGCCGAAGCCGCGAAACTGTTCGCTGATGCGTTCAGCCAGGATCCGGACTTCTACGCCTTTATCCGTAGCCTGCGTGCCTATGAAAGCAGCTTCCAGAGCAATCAGGACGTTATGGTGCTGAGCCCGGACAGCGATTTCTTCCGCTATATGAAATCACCGACGACCAGCCGCTGA
- the hflK gene encoding FtsH protease activity modulator HflK — protein sequence MAWNQPGNNGQDRDPWGSSNNQGGNSGGNGNKGGREQGPPDLDDIFRKLSKKLGGLGGGKGTGGGTGQGPRPHMGGRVVGIVAAAAVIIWAASGFYTIKEAERGVVTRFGKFSHLVEPGLNWKPTFIDDVTAVNVESVRELAASGVMLTSDENVVRVEMNVQYRVTDPQHYLFSVTSADDSLRQATDSALRGVIGKYTMDRILTEGRTVIRSDTQRELEETIRPYNMGITLLDVNFQAARPPEEVKAAFDDAIAARENEQQYIREAEAYINEVQPRANGQAQRILEEARAYKTQTILEAQGEVARFAKLLPEYKAAPEITRERLYIETMEKVLSHTRKVLVNDSKNGNLMVLPLDQMLKGGNAAGAKNDTSGANNLLRLPPASTGNSSANTTSSSNDGDIMDQRRANAQRNDYQRQGE from the coding sequence ATGGCGTGGAATCAGCCCGGTAATAACGGACAAGACCGCGACCCGTGGGGGAGCAGCAATAATCAAGGCGGCAACTCCGGGGGAAATGGCAACAAAGGTGGTCGCGAGCAGGGGCCACCCGATCTGGATGATATCTTCCGCAAGCTGAGTAAAAAGCTGGGCGGTCTTGGCGGTGGTAAAGGCACTGGCGGCGGTACGGGTCAGGGGCCACGTCCTCATATGGGCGGTCGTGTGGTCGGCATTGTTGCGGCGGCAGCCGTGATTATCTGGGCTGCCAGCGGGTTCTACACTATCAAAGAAGCCGAGCGTGGTGTTGTCACCCGTTTTGGTAAATTCAGCCATCTGGTTGAGCCAGGCCTGAACTGGAAACCAACCTTTATCGATGACGTTACTGCGGTGAACGTTGAGTCGGTGCGTGAACTGGCGGCGTCCGGCGTGATGCTGACGTCCGATGAAAACGTCGTGCGCGTTGAGATGAACGTGCAGTATCGCGTGACCGATCCACAGCACTATCTGTTTAGCGTGACCAGTGCCGATGACAGCCTGCGTCAGGCTACCGACAGCGCCCTGCGTGGCGTGATCGGTAAATACACCATGGACCGTATTCTGACCGAAGGTCGTACCGTTATTCGTAGCGATACCCAGCGCGAGCTGGAAGAGACCATCCGTCCATACAACATGGGTATCACCCTGCTGGACGTCAACTTCCAGGCTGCTCGTCCGCCGGAAGAGGTGAAAGCGGCGTTTGACGATGCGATTGCTGCCCGTGAAAACGAACAGCAGTACATCCGTGAAGCGGAAGCGTACATCAACGAAGTTCAGCCGCGTGCAAACGGTCAGGCACAGCGTATCCTCGAAGAGGCGCGCGCCTACAAGACTCAGACCATCCTCGAAGCTCAGGGTGAAGTGGCGCGTTTTGCGAAGCTGCTGCCTGAATATAAAGCCGCACCGGAAATCACCCGCGAGCGTCTCTATATCGAGACCATGGAGAAGGTGCTGAGCCATACCCGTAAGGTACTGGTGAATGACAGCAAAAATGGCAACCTGATGGTTCTGCCACTGGATCAGATGCTGAAAGGCGGTAACGCCGCTGGCGCGAAGAATGACACCAGCGGAGCGAATAACCTGCTGCGCCTGCCACCGGCGTCTACAGGCAACTCCAGCGCAAATACCACCTCTTCTTCAAACGATGGTGACATCATGGACCAACGCCGCGCCAACGCGCAGCGTAACGACTACCAGCGTCAGGGGGAATAA
- the hflX gene encoding ribosome rescue GTPase HflX produces MFDRYDAGEQAVLVHIYFSQDKDMEDLQEFEALVSSAGVEAMQVITGSRKAPHPKYFVGEGKAVEIADAVKATGASVVLFDHALTPAQERNLERLCECRVIDRTGLILDIFAQRARTHEGKLQVELAQLRHLATRLVRGWTHLERQKGGIGLRGPGETQLETDRRLLRGRITQILSRLEKVEKQREQGRRSRQKADIPTVSLVGYTNAGKSTLFNQITEAQVYAADQLFATLDPTLRRIDVTDVGETVLADTVGFIRHLPHDLVAAFKATLQETRQATLLLHVIDAADVRLQENIDAVNIVLEEIDAHEIPTLLVMNKIDMLDGFEPRIDRNEENIPIRVWLSAQTGVGVPLLFQALTERLSGEVAQHTLRLPPEEGRLRSRFYQLQAIEKEWMEDDGSVGMQVRMPIVDWRRLCKQEPALVDYVV; encoded by the coding sequence TTGTTTGACCGTTATGATGCCGGTGAGCAGGCGGTGCTGGTACACATCTATTTTTCGCAAGACAAAGATATGGAAGATCTCCAGGAGTTTGAAGCTCTGGTCTCTTCCGCCGGTGTCGAAGCAATGCAGGTGATTACCGGTAGCCGTAAAGCGCCGCACCCAAAGTATTTTGTTGGTGAAGGTAAAGCAGTAGAGATTGCGGATGCCGTTAAAGCGACTGGCGCATCGGTCGTGCTTTTTGATCACGCCCTGACTCCGGCCCAGGAACGCAACCTGGAACGTCTGTGCGAATGCCGTGTGATCGATCGGACGGGTTTGATTTTAGACATTTTTGCTCAACGTGCACGTACCCATGAAGGGAAATTGCAGGTTGAGCTGGCGCAGTTGCGCCATCTGGCGACGCGCCTGGTGCGCGGCTGGACACACCTTGAAAGACAGAAAGGCGGGATTGGTTTGCGTGGCCCGGGTGAAACCCAGCTCGAAACCGACCGTCGCTTGCTGCGTGGCCGTATAACGCAGATCCTCTCCCGGCTGGAAAAAGTTGAGAAGCAACGTGAGCAGGGGCGCCGCTCCCGACAGAAAGCAGACATTCCGACAGTGTCGCTGGTCGGTTATACCAACGCCGGTAAATCCACCCTGTTTAACCAGATCACTGAGGCCCAGGTGTATGCCGCAGACCAGCTGTTTGCGACCCTGGATCCGACGCTGCGCCGCATTGATGTGACGGACGTCGGTGAAACCGTGCTGGCGGATACCGTTGGGTTTATCCGTCATTTGCCGCACGATCTGGTGGCCGCATTTAAAGCCACCCTGCAGGAGACCCGCCAGGCGACGTTGCTGTTGCACGTGATTGACGCCGCGGATGTACGTCTGCAGGAAAACATTGATGCAGTGAATATCGTGCTGGAAGAAATTGACGCGCACGAGATCCCGACGCTGCTGGTGATGAACAAAATCGATATGCTCGATGGCTTCGAGCCGCGTATCGACAGGAATGAAGAGAACATACCGATTCGGGTCTGGCTTTCTGCCCAGACCGGTGTCGGTGTACCACTGCTTTTCCAGGCTTTAACAGAACGTCTTTCCGGTGAAGTGGCTCAGCACACGCTGCGTCTGCCACCCGAGGAAGGCAGACTGCGCAGCCGTTTTTATCAGCTTCAGGCGATAGAAAAAGAGTGGATGGAGGATGACGGCAGCGTGGGGATGCAGGTGCGTATGCCGATCGTTGACTGGCGTCGCCTCTGTAAACAAGAACCTGCGCTGGTCGACTACGTCGTCTGA
- the hfq gene encoding RNA chaperone Hfq, which translates to MAKGQSLQDPFLNALRRERVPVSIYLVNGIKLQGQIESFDQFVILLKNTVSQMVYKHAISTVVPSRPVSHHSNNAGGGSSNYHHGSNAQGSSAPAQDSEETE; encoded by the coding sequence ATGGCTAAGGGGCAATCTTTACAAGATCCGTTCTTGAACGCACTGCGTCGTGAACGTGTTCCAGTTTCTATTTATTTGGTGAATGGTATTAAGCTGCAAGGTCAAATTGAGTCTTTCGATCAGTTCGTGATCCTGTTGAAAAACACGGTCAGCCAGATGGTCTACAAGCACGCGATTTCTACTGTTGTTCCGTCTCGCCCGGTATCTCATCACAGCAATAACGCTGGCGGCGGCTCCAGTAACTACCATCATGGCAGCAACGCGCAGGGTTCTTCTGCGCCTGCGCAGGACAGTGAAGAAACCGAATAA